One Ostrinia nubilalis chromosome 6, ilOstNubi1.1, whole genome shotgun sequence genomic region harbors:
- the LOC135072700 gene encoding excitatory amino acid transporter isoform X3 produces MGPGDRGPQTTEDRTAPVEPTGAKKWFIDNTMLVVTLLGVITGIGVGFGLRPCNLGPDALVIISYPGELFMRLLKLMILPLIIASLIAGSASLNAKMSGKIAVRTLLYFILTSMFNAFLGILMAMMIHPGKPELKEDFVSVNTGRRDHSILDSLLDIGRNVFPDNIVQAAFQQAHTVYVQPTTLFGRNASDNDTLPAMVRVVSYRAGTNTLGLVFFCLVFGSLLGTLGPKGQVVIDFFQAIFEVIMKMVTGVMWMTPVGVSSVIAGKILGVSNVAQVMSQLAWFITTVAIGVFFYQLLVMQLIYFLFLRKNPYKFYWGLSHAMLTASATASTAAALPVTFRAMEGPLRVDPRVTRFVLPIGCNINMDGTALFLSVASVFICQMNNLPLGFAQLATIFLTSTAASVSSASVPSAAMVLLLVVLAAVDAPTHDVSLLFAVDWLVDRIRTTNNMLGDCYAAAVVEHLSKNELMACDALSTVSEPVTNGLTTINTEVDLGLVTPSRKSLASDDVIIDMHLTGNHSVKRI; encoded by the exons ATGGGGCCAGGAGACAGAGGCCCGCAGACCACGGAGGACCGGACTGCTCCGGTGGAACCGACCGGCGCGAAGAAGTGGTTCATTGACAACACGATGCTGGTGGTCACGCTGCTCGGTGTCATCACGGGAATTGGCGTGG GATTTGGTTTGCGCCCTTGTAACCTTGGACCTGACGCGCTGGTGATCATATCATACCCTGGAGAACTGTTCATGAGGTTACTCAAGCTCATGATTCTGCCTCTCATCATCGCCAGCCTGATAGCCGGTTCAGCAAGCTTAAACGCGAAGATGAGTGGGAAGATCGCAGTGAGGACACTACTGTACTTCATCTTAACCTCCATGTTCAACGCCTTTCTGGGTATTTTGATGGCAATGATGATACATCCTGGGAAACCAGAACTGAAAGAGGACTTTGTCAGTGTTAATACAGGGAGAAGGGACCACAGTATTCTGGATAGTCTTTTAGATATAGGAAG AAACGTATTCCCCGACAACATAGTGCAGGCTGCCTTCCAGCAGGCCCATACGGTATATGTACAGCCGACGACTTTGTTCGGCAGGAATGCTTCTGATAACGATACGTTGCCGGCTATGGTGCGAGTTGTATCTTATAG AGCTGGTACCAATACTCTAGGCCTAGTTTTCTTCTGCCTAGTGTTTGGCAGTCTGCTGGGCACCTTGGGGCCTAAGGGACAGGTGGTGATCGACTTCTTCCAAGCGATCTTCGAGGTCATCATGAAGATGGTGACGGGAGTCATGTGGATGACTCCGGTCGGCGTCAGCAGTGTGATTGCGGGGAAGATTCTTGGAGTCAGTAATGTTG CTCAGGTGATGTCTCAACTGGCATGGTTCATAACAACAGTGGCAATCGGCGTGTTTTTCTACCAGCTGTTGGTGATGCAACTCATATACTTCTTGTTCCTAAGGAAGAATCCATACAAATTCTACTGGGGACTGTCTCACGCCATGCTTACCGCATCAGCCACTGCTTCTAC TGCCGCAGCCCTCCCAGTGACCTTTCGAGCTATGGAGGGTCCCCTTCGAGTCGATCCTCGGGTCACCCGGTTCGTTCTACCCATCGGCTGCAACATCAATATGGATGGAACAGCGCTTTTCTTATCTGTGGCCAGTGTTTTCATCTGTCAGATGAACAACTTGCCCTTGGGATTCGCACAGCTGGCTACTATTTT CCTTACATCAACAGCAGCTTCAGTGTCATCCGCGTCAGTGCCGTCAGCAGCGATGGTGTTGCTACTCGTGGTTCTCGCTGCAGTAGACGCTCCGACACACGACGTGTCGCTGCTGTTCGCTGTTGATTGGCTTGT TGACCGCATACGCACAACAAACAACATGCTGGGCGACTGCTACGCGGCTGCCGTCGTGGAGCACCTGTCCAAGAATGAGCTCATGGCCTGTGATGCACTCTCCACTGTGAGT GAACCTGTAACCAATGGTCTCACCACCATCAATACAGAGGTGGACCTCGGTCTCGTGACTCCCAGCAGAAAGTCATTGGCGTCAGATGACGTCATCATCGACATGCATTTAACCGGCAACCACTCCGTAAAGAGGATCTAG
- the LOC135072700 gene encoding excitatory amino acid transporter isoform X1, whose translation MEKGERFSEYLFAKMGPGDRGPQTTEDRTAPVEPTGAKKWFIDNTMLVVTLLGVITGIGVGFGLRPCNLGPDALVIISYPGELFMRLLKLMILPLIIASLIAGSASLNAKMSGKIAVRTLLYFILTSMFNAFLGILMAMMIHPGKPELKEDFVSVNTGRRDHSILDSLLDIGRNVFPDNIVQAAFQQAHTVYVQPTTLFGRNASDNDTLPAMVRVVSYRAGTNTLGLVFFCLVFGSLLGTLGPKGQVVIDFFQAIFEVIMKMVTGVMWMTPVGVSSVIAGKILGVSNVAQVMSQLAWFITTVAIGVFFYQLLVMQLIYFLFLRKNPYKFYWGLSHAMLTASATASTAAALPVTFRAMEGPLRVDPRVTRFVLPIGCNINMDGTALFLSVASVFICQMNNLPLGFAQLATIFLTSTAASVSSASVPSAAMVLLLVVLAAVDAPTHDVSLLFAVDWLVDRIRTTNNMLGDCYAAAVVEHLSKNELMACDALSTVSEPVTNGLTTINTEVDLGLVTPSRKSLASDDVIIDMHLTGNHSVKRI comes from the exons ATGGAGAAAGGTGAACGGTTTTCAGAGTACCTGTTCGCGAAGATGGGGCCAGGAGACAGAGGCCCGCAGACCACGGAGGACCGGACTGCTCCGGTGGAACCGACCGGCGCGAAGAAGTGGTTCATTGACAACACGATGCTGGTGGTCACGCTGCTCGGTGTCATCACGGGAATTGGCGTGG GATTTGGTTTGCGCCCTTGTAACCTTGGACCTGACGCGCTGGTGATCATATCATACCCTGGAGAACTGTTCATGAGGTTACTCAAGCTCATGATTCTGCCTCTCATCATCGCCAGCCTGATAGCCGGTTCAGCAAGCTTAAACGCGAAGATGAGTGGGAAGATCGCAGTGAGGACACTACTGTACTTCATCTTAACCTCCATGTTCAACGCCTTTCTGGGTATTTTGATGGCAATGATGATACATCCTGGGAAACCAGAACTGAAAGAGGACTTTGTCAGTGTTAATACAGGGAGAAGGGACCACAGTATTCTGGATAGTCTTTTAGATATAGGAAG AAACGTATTCCCCGACAACATAGTGCAGGCTGCCTTCCAGCAGGCCCATACGGTATATGTACAGCCGACGACTTTGTTCGGCAGGAATGCTTCTGATAACGATACGTTGCCGGCTATGGTGCGAGTTGTATCTTATAG AGCTGGTACCAATACTCTAGGCCTAGTTTTCTTCTGCCTAGTGTTTGGCAGTCTGCTGGGCACCTTGGGGCCTAAGGGACAGGTGGTGATCGACTTCTTCCAAGCGATCTTCGAGGTCATCATGAAGATGGTGACGGGAGTCATGTGGATGACTCCGGTCGGCGTCAGCAGTGTGATTGCGGGGAAGATTCTTGGAGTCAGTAATGTTG CTCAGGTGATGTCTCAACTGGCATGGTTCATAACAACAGTGGCAATCGGCGTGTTTTTCTACCAGCTGTTGGTGATGCAACTCATATACTTCTTGTTCCTAAGGAAGAATCCATACAAATTCTACTGGGGACTGTCTCACGCCATGCTTACCGCATCAGCCACTGCTTCTAC TGCCGCAGCCCTCCCAGTGACCTTTCGAGCTATGGAGGGTCCCCTTCGAGTCGATCCTCGGGTCACCCGGTTCGTTCTACCCATCGGCTGCAACATCAATATGGATGGAACAGCGCTTTTCTTATCTGTGGCCAGTGTTTTCATCTGTCAGATGAACAACTTGCCCTTGGGATTCGCACAGCTGGCTACTATTTT CCTTACATCAACAGCAGCTTCAGTGTCATCCGCGTCAGTGCCGTCAGCAGCGATGGTGTTGCTACTCGTGGTTCTCGCTGCAGTAGACGCTCCGACACACGACGTGTCGCTGCTGTTCGCTGTTGATTGGCTTGT TGACCGCATACGCACAACAAACAACATGCTGGGCGACTGCTACGCGGCTGCCGTCGTGGAGCACCTGTCCAAGAATGAGCTCATGGCCTGTGATGCACTCTCCACTGTGAGT GAACCTGTAACCAATGGTCTCACCACCATCAATACAGAGGTGGACCTCGGTCTCGTGACTCCCAGCAGAAAGTCATTGGCGTCAGATGACGTCATCATCGACATGCATTTAACCGGCAACCACTCCGTAAAGAGGATCTAG
- the LOC135072700 gene encoding excitatory amino acid transporter isoform X2: MEKGERFSEYLFAKMGPGDRGPQTTEDRTAPVEPTGAKKWFIDNTMLVVTLLGVITGIGVGFGLRPCNLGPDALVIISYPGELFMRLLKLMILPLIIASLIAGSASLNAKMSGKIAVRTLLYFILTSMFNAFLGILMAMMIHPGKPELKEDFVSVNTGRRDHSILDSLLDIGRNVFPDNIVQAAFQQAHTVYVQPTTLFGRNASDNDTLPAMVRVVSYRAGTNTLGLVFFCLVFGSLLGTLGPKGQVVIDFFQAIFEVIMKMVTGVMWMTPVGVSSVIAGKILGVSNVAQVMSQLAWFITTVAIGVFFYQLLVMQLIYFLFLRKNPYKFYWGLSHAMLTASATASTAAALPVTFRAMEGPLRVDPRVTRFVLPIGCNINMDGTALFLSVASVFICQMNNLPLGFAQLATIFLTSTAASVSSASVPSAAMVLLLVVLAAVDAPTHDVSLLFAVDWLVDRIRTTNNMLGDCYAAAVVEHLSKNELMACDALSTEPVTNGLTTINTEVDLGLVTPSRKSLASDDVIIDMHLTGNHSVKRI; this comes from the exons ATGGAGAAAGGTGAACGGTTTTCAGAGTACCTGTTCGCGAAGATGGGGCCAGGAGACAGAGGCCCGCAGACCACGGAGGACCGGACTGCTCCGGTGGAACCGACCGGCGCGAAGAAGTGGTTCATTGACAACACGATGCTGGTGGTCACGCTGCTCGGTGTCATCACGGGAATTGGCGTGG GATTTGGTTTGCGCCCTTGTAACCTTGGACCTGACGCGCTGGTGATCATATCATACCCTGGAGAACTGTTCATGAGGTTACTCAAGCTCATGATTCTGCCTCTCATCATCGCCAGCCTGATAGCCGGTTCAGCAAGCTTAAACGCGAAGATGAGTGGGAAGATCGCAGTGAGGACACTACTGTACTTCATCTTAACCTCCATGTTCAACGCCTTTCTGGGTATTTTGATGGCAATGATGATACATCCTGGGAAACCAGAACTGAAAGAGGACTTTGTCAGTGTTAATACAGGGAGAAGGGACCACAGTATTCTGGATAGTCTTTTAGATATAGGAAG AAACGTATTCCCCGACAACATAGTGCAGGCTGCCTTCCAGCAGGCCCATACGGTATATGTACAGCCGACGACTTTGTTCGGCAGGAATGCTTCTGATAACGATACGTTGCCGGCTATGGTGCGAGTTGTATCTTATAG AGCTGGTACCAATACTCTAGGCCTAGTTTTCTTCTGCCTAGTGTTTGGCAGTCTGCTGGGCACCTTGGGGCCTAAGGGACAGGTGGTGATCGACTTCTTCCAAGCGATCTTCGAGGTCATCATGAAGATGGTGACGGGAGTCATGTGGATGACTCCGGTCGGCGTCAGCAGTGTGATTGCGGGGAAGATTCTTGGAGTCAGTAATGTTG CTCAGGTGATGTCTCAACTGGCATGGTTCATAACAACAGTGGCAATCGGCGTGTTTTTCTACCAGCTGTTGGTGATGCAACTCATATACTTCTTGTTCCTAAGGAAGAATCCATACAAATTCTACTGGGGACTGTCTCACGCCATGCTTACCGCATCAGCCACTGCTTCTAC TGCCGCAGCCCTCCCAGTGACCTTTCGAGCTATGGAGGGTCCCCTTCGAGTCGATCCTCGGGTCACCCGGTTCGTTCTACCCATCGGCTGCAACATCAATATGGATGGAACAGCGCTTTTCTTATCTGTGGCCAGTGTTTTCATCTGTCAGATGAACAACTTGCCCTTGGGATTCGCACAGCTGGCTACTATTTT CCTTACATCAACAGCAGCTTCAGTGTCATCCGCGTCAGTGCCGTCAGCAGCGATGGTGTTGCTACTCGTGGTTCTCGCTGCAGTAGACGCTCCGACACACGACGTGTCGCTGCTGTTCGCTGTTGATTGGCTTGT TGACCGCATACGCACAACAAACAACATGCTGGGCGACTGCTACGCGGCTGCCGTCGTGGAGCACCTGTCCAAGAATGAGCTCATGGCCTGTGATGCACTCTCCACT GAACCTGTAACCAATGGTCTCACCACCATCAATACAGAGGTGGACCTCGGTCTCGTGACTCCCAGCAGAAAGTCATTGGCGTCAGATGACGTCATCATCGACATGCATTTAACCGGCAACCACTCCGTAAAGAGGATCTAG